AAGTATATTATGTATATAACAACTATAGATATATTTTCTAAAAAGACAATAACTATAGATTTTCAATATACTTGCCGGATGCAAATTGTGCAACAAAGTTTTAAATCACCTATCACTGATAATTTTGACCACCCATTTTGCTCCATGTTTTTTCTCCAAGTCTTGCTTCACCACATGCATGAGCTCATAAACAGCACCCATGGTTGGATAGACTTCTGCATCAACGACGCGCAATACTCTGTAAAGGGGCTTAGATATTTGACAGACATTCTCCGCCTGAGTCCAAAAGCGCGGGTCTAGAATAATTGTTTCGATAACCCGGCCATGACGAGTTCGACTGAAATTGCTGCTAACCCACCAATCACTTGTAAATAATTGTTTCCATCAGATAGAGAAGCAGGTCAGTAACATGTTGATCAAAAAGATCCTTTGGATGTCTTTGATATTGGTATTGagtttgatgatgaagaaagaGATCAACTTTATGAATGGATTAGACCGTTGTATTTAGATGACGAAGAAGGCAATCCATCTCCTATTGTTGCACAAGAAGCCCATGCAGAAGGAATAAATGTAGGGCAAGTTGTTGAAGAACATGTTTTGGGAACTGAGAATGAATCAATTGATGACTTAGTGCATCAATCTAATCTTTTACCTCGTTACTCTCATGGCTCACATATTTCTTCTAGAAGAAACTATGACTCTAGCACAAGATTAGGAGGATCATCAAGCATTAGAGGTGATGATAGTGAAAGTTACAGCGGTGGTGAAAAttatggtggtggtggtggtgtagGTAATGATGGAGTTCAAGATTACAATGGAACCCAAGAAGGTCAGATGAGCCCATTCACTTGTGAGTCACACTTTATACATGCAACCCATGTTGAAGACCACAGGAGTAGAAGAGCAGAATTAGGTATCGATCGGTGCTATAGGAAAACATTATACACCAAGGGAAAGAGGCCAAGGAAGCATGTTAAGGCATCTAGATGATTCTTTACCTTTTGACTCATTTGGTCTAGGAGAAAGCAATGATGGACCTTACCCTTATGAGGGAAATTCAACAATGCCTTATCCACCATATTCGTTTCCTTATGAGACGCAATCAAGTGAAAACACATGGACTTAATTTGATGGacaatcttcacaaagctATGGTTATGGTCAAAGTTGAGGAATGCTTGATCCTAACGGGCACTACCAGTAACAAAACTCACAGTTAATCACTAATGACCCTTATGGTTGACATATAAGTCAATACATGCAAAACTACAAAGAGGAggtatcatttaatgactattcttcacaatatactCAGGGCTCTACTCAAAGAGAAAATGAAGACggtgaaaattttgtacctcATATATCCTCtatgtggttctaaatcactgatgtaattttatgtttaatgtatcatatgtatataaagcGTGATGATCTAACCTCCTTTTTGGGTCCCAAccattaaaacaaatatttaaaGTAAAGTTTTAATAATTCTCGACGATTGTTTCACTTTAAATTACTACAACTCACTATagactaatagttatataataatttcttatgagatatagtagataattgatcaaataaacatctctcaaaatttcattcaaaatttccatgtttttatttaaatttccatcaatttcctcaattatttttttaaatcgatATTTCTCCGAAATTTCCGtcgaaatttataatttttggaCTCTCGATATTTCTATTCTCGctgatattttagtccttgatTATGATTATATGGGCGCTTTCGGAATAGCAGAATTAACAAACTTGAATCCTACTCTTCTTAATCACTTAATGTGCACAGGGCTAGCCATGCATGGTGATCGATTAGCTCAGTATCTTTGCATTTTATAAATTTCTGCAATCTTGAAAGTCATCAGCAAACTATATCAGAAGTTCGATTCTTCGATCATTAACTCTCCAGCCAGCCTTGTCTTACCAGCCAAAAATAAAAGTGGATATATATGATGGAGATTAATTACCATTGCCCATTGCAACATCATAAGAAAGCAGATGACGTTTTGCCCTACATGTTGAACGTAATGTCACTTTGGGCGTCTGCAAAGCAAATTGAACTATCTAGTTTCTACAAGGACGGGTATTGATTCACTCCAGCTGCTCATACTACAAAATATTGTCCATGAAAGTAATCGATTGTCAAAATGTCAAGTACCAACACATGAATGACATTCTCTCAGATAGTTGATGACATCCTAGATGAACGTACAACCATGCAGGATTTACAGTTTGTCTATGCTCCTAGGGAAGCTAACGAAATAGCATACACGTTAGTAGCCGGCTTTTGAGTCAAATATAAACCAAACTTGGTTAGATCAGGCTCCAGACGTACTTTTCACTAGAAGCATGCTTTACTATTTGATTGCATACATATCCTATGATTTGTAAACTCACTTGgattttcagaaaaaaaataatcatTTCAATCGGTCATCTACCTTGAACTCCATTTACATAGTCTGCTCATTTTGCTAAAGTtttgttctaatatatatattttgcatCAGTACCAGAAGTACGAACCTATTGAAAAGACTGGCAGTGGAATCGGGACCAAAGAAACTAACCACCACTTTTCCAACCGTTCAAAGTGGCCGGAAATAAATGTCCTACGAAATTAAACAAGGGACTATAGTAGTGATCATATCAAGGCCATTAACTTAGAGATGGTGTGGTTGGTGAGATTGGTACATTTGGTCCTACACCTTTGGGGAGTTCTGGCTAATTAAGCTTATCGGAATCTTATAATTAGCTATCTATCTTAACTATACCAAAAATGCATTTGCGACTCTTGTCTATCTCTGTCTGCTGGTTTGGAAAGTTTCGTTTGGCTGCTCGCGCTTCAGGGGCTTCAGGCTTTCAGCCACCATGTATGTGTGGGTTGTGTGTTTGGATTATCGTTTGTTCTTTATATGTGAACATGCACTAGTTCAACACTATAAAGAATATATTGAATAAGAAGCTTCGATACAGTCTACGGAAGTCGATCGTATGTACGTGTATTATGAGATTGCAGGCCGCGCCTAACTAACACTACTCCTATTAATATTGAAATAGTGCATGTTCCTAACAAcagattgatatatatgttaatctcATTGGCATATATTAACTTTCCTACAACGAAAATTTGTCAGTTGTGGAGTGATACAAGATCTAGTCTTAGAGTAAAAAACCAAGGCTAGTAGGTCGTTGAGTGAAAGGGTAATTACCAGAATCAActatatataaatgaaaagaagCTTCCTCGATCAGGGTAGGAAGAATATatagatgaaattaagatCGAGGGTGTGTCACTTGTGTGATTTGTTGTTTTCTTGGCAAATATTGTGCCAATTTTTCCCAAGGGCGTTAGAAGAAATAGGTCCTAACCGTTCCGTACTTCTTGGAGCTAAAGCCAAAGCCCTCCTAGGGTTTTGTGGAGGCGGCGGCGTGCTTACTTTGGCAGGGCGCCGCTCGTGGTTTACTAGGGCGGCGACACTCCTTCTTTGGCAGGGCTCACTTGCGGTTTCGAGGCTAGAGAGGTGGAGTACTCTTAGAGTCTTTTATGAGATTTGAAACCATGAGATCGACAAAAATGTCATCCAACCTGCTCTTTGGGTGAGTGGTGAGTTGGGGGTCGACGAGGATACGGGTATGTGCTAGCATTGGAGGCTGGTTCAATTTTCCAGACCGAACGTCGTCTTTCTCTAAGAGCGGCGGCACATTTTCAAGAGAACGTTTGATCAATCTGCATCGACTGTTTTGGTAAGTAGGCGGTGATTTCATTCCATGGTGGAGGGTTATGTCAGATCAGCGGCGATGATGGTCGGCGAAGAATTTCTCAATAAGTTCACGAAATTAGTGATATTAAATTGTTCTTGTAAGGGTGAGATGACTCCCAAATTGAACACTGAAGCTATCAAAGTGGTCGGACACTTTGTTACTAGCTTGTAATACTTAGCCAAGTATTTCATATGCGTCGATAGATTAACTTCAAAATATAACGGTTAATTAAAACATTTTACATGTGCGGATGGATTAACTTCCGGCTCTAGAAAAATATGTAGCTTAAAGAGTAGGGAATCCTAGTTGGTGGGATGGGCTTAAGGTGTGGGTACGCTAGTTAGTTGGGTGTTTGTTCATTTGGTTGGCCCATTCCCTTGCTTCACTCTATTTCACTTGGGCCAAGCACGACTTAAGCCACCCGCAGTCCTAATTTGAATCTGTTTTGTGGAAACTTAGGGTTTAGAGGTTTTATTGTCTGCAATTAGTATTCTAGCTTTGTTAGGGAGACCTTccttgttttttctttcgaTTTCACTAATATTGAGAGTATGCATTGATGTCATGGGCTCGATGTGTTAATGTTATATGTCGTTAGATTAGATTCGAGAGAGTtattatgttttagtttttgcTTTAGTGTTTTCCGTTTTATTTCGGATCTTTTCAGTCTTTAATTTGTATAATAAGCACGTTTTTGCGCATCTGTTTACTTTCTTAGGCTAGTTTGTATGAGAGATTGTCTGTCACCTCttatatttgatatttgtGCTCTTACATGGCTTAATGCTAAATGAAGTTACTTcattctaaaaatatatatatatatcctaaCCGTTGATAGATATCCTTGTTCGATGGACCTCTCcaagattattgttttgtccAATCTGAAGATTTTTTGAGCAATCTGAAACTAAGAACACTGTAGCTAGCTAGATAGTGCAGTTCAACCCGAACTTTTGGTAGATAGATGAAATTGATGAATGGCATCGGCAGAACGGCTTCTAAGTTAATCATCCCATTTCGTACTTAGTGACCTGAATAAGCTTCATTCCTCCTCATTTCATTTCTTGAATAAGCAAGTGTAACTTGTAGTTGGCAAAGAATTGACACTTCAACTTATAGACATATTCATATATACActtaaatgacaaaattaattGAATATAAATCCAATGATTGGTCGTGCTTtgattaataatttaatttgaagGGTAGCTGGTCAAGGAGAAATGTTTGATAAGTGGATTACCTGAGAACAAGTTCTTAATCCGCATTAAAAAGtcttcaatatttttttttttgagaaatataAGAAGTCTTCAATTGGTAAGCGATTGCTcgtagaaaaagaaaaaagttggTAAGAGATTAGTCTTCATGTGACCCGGTCTAGAGCGTTCGTCACTAGTACTATATATTGCAACAAATAACAATTAATGTGAATCCCCATGAATATTCATGTACCCACATCTTGcaaacatatacatatataaatcatTTATTAGCTTTTCGGTTTATTGTTGTTCGTCTCACAAATTATTTATATTAGAAACATCTTAAAGTTACAACTTAGCTAAAACACTCACGAACCAGATATTTTCTTCCTCTTGAGTTTCACACATACATGGTAATTCGTATTTTCCATATTCCCTCTGCCCTGTCCAAATTATGACAATTTTAATTAGGAATCGGGGAAATAGTCCATTTCTCGCCAGCTACAGCATGGACTCGCTAGTCTTTGCTGACCTGAAATATATGAAAGATTGCATCTGGAAACCCTTTGAATCGCCTATTCCCTTGTTTTCATATTTGGCTCACCAACTTTTTAGGTTTGACATTTTGTTACCAAATGAATTTCTGGCTTGGAGTAGCTGAAATGGCCAAATGGGAAATTCCCAGCAGCCTTAATCACCCGGAGAATGGAGAGTGACGGCGACCTGACGTCACTTCCAACTTGCCTTTTAAACCCTCCGATAGGGATTTGTGGTAGGTGGCCGGTTGTCCTTTCCTAAAAGGCTAAAATCACCAACCACAACATCGGTAAAACGCTGCGTTAGGTGAAGCTTCCTACGTGGCATGAATTTGTTGGCTTCGACACCGACGTGTACCCCACACAACCAAATCCCCTTTTAACACTTCCACTCCCTCACCAACCCCCAACATCTCATCCTCTACAACCCGGTGCACGGTCACATTATTAATAGCCTGTCCGTTTCCCCCGCGTGGACATTTTCCTGGAGCGGTTTTAGTAAGAGAACTGTGATGTACGCGTGGGTAATGGTGATTGGGGGTGTTGGATGTTACGGTCACAGACTCGTTACCGATAGGGTTGAGGGTACTTCTATTTATGCGACGAAATTAACGTATCTGCCCTTGAGAAATTTAGTAATACCGAACAGGTCCGGTTTCATATCAGCATCACCTACTTGTATATTACTACAACCAAAACTCAAACAAAACCAGGGAGAAGGCACACTGCAAGAAAACTAGACTCAACCCAACCCCTACCTTCTCCtttctctccttatccaaacactattttcatttcccgtttccGGGTAGGAAAATATGGAGAACAAGCAAGACAATCATGAGTTCATTTTCCGGTCGAAGTTGCCGGACATTTACATACCGAACCATCTCCCTCTACACACTTACTGCTTCGAGAACATCTCACAGTTCCATGACCGTCCTTGCCTAATCAACGGCAATACCGGCGATACCTTCACCTACGCAGACGTCGAGCTCACCTCTCGCAGAATCGCCGCCGGTTTAGACAATCTAGGCATTCAGCAAGGCGAGGTAGTCATGCTCCTTCTCCAAAACTGCGTTGAATTCGCGTTCGCGTTCCTCGGTGCTTCTTACATCGGAGCCATCATCACCACCGCGAACCCTTTCTACACTCCGGCCGAGGTCGCCAAGCAAGTCACTGCCTCTAAAACAAAGTTGATCATAACTCAGACAGCCTACATCGATAAGGTGAAGGAGTTTGCCAAGCTCAACAACGTGAAAGTCATGTCCGTGGACGAGACGTCCTCGTCTGACGAGGACGTGTTGCATTTCTCGGAGCTGACATCGGCTGACGAGAGCGAGATCCCGGCGGTGAAGATTAACCCGGATGACGTTGTGGCGCTGCCTTATTCTTCCGGCACGACAGGACTGCCGAAAGGGGTGATGCTGACGCACAAGGGTCTGGTGACCAGCGTAGCGCAGCAGGTCGACGGCGAAAACCCGAACCTCTACTTCCACAAGGAGGACGTGATCCTCTGCGTGCTGCCCTTGTTCCATATTTACTCTCTAAACTCTGTCTTCCTCTGCGGCCTTCGCGTCGGGGCGACAATTCTGATCATGCAGAAGTTTGAGATCAACAAGTTGTTGGAGTTGGTGGAGACGAAAAAGGTCACGATTGCCCCGTTTGTGCCTCCGATTGTATTGAACATCGCCAAGAGTCCCGATCTCCACCGTTACGACTTGTCGTCGATTCGGATGGTGATGTCCGGCGCGGCTCCGATGGGGAAGGAGCTCGAGGACACTGTCAGGGCGAAACTACCGAATGCCAAACTCGGACAGGTAATTAATCTTTAACGTCAATAACGTTCATATTGGTTACAACTTACGACCGTTAAAGTATTTATTTCTAACTTTCCATAACTTTGAGCGGGACGTGAAAACTCTATCTAGGTGAGAAATGAATGAGAGTTTTTAAGGTATCTCATGGGGTTGTTTCGGATATTATATAGGGCCctattatatatttgttacTAACTAGATATGTTAATTAGACGAAGGATACATTCATTGTTTACATTGAAGTTGAATGGAAATTTTTCTTCCTAGAGTTTAAATTTCAACGGAACGTAAGTCAAATTAATTATACAATATGGTGTGTTATGACCAAGTTCGCAAGTGGGATATGCCTTTTCATCAATTTAGGGAGGGATAGTAGGATAACGTTTTGGACATTTTCAGTACAAAATTATCAACTGGATTAGTGTGAGCATTTCAGTTTTTCAATTTCATAGGAAAGAGATAATCAGATCTTGCTCTACCAAATTAAGCAAGTGTTGATATCTAATTAGTACCTGGATAcaacaatttcaatttttttcattaatcaagattAAAGGAAAGGCACatctatttttcttaaaaaaggAAAAGTGACGTATTCAATTTTCTATCGATAGAATTCACGAATTCACGAATATAAGTAGTATAGGTGAAATGAAGCTCAATATCTAATTTTTACCATTAGTGTTGCAAAACGATTTCCAAAATGGTGCTTCCTTTTCATTTTGGATTATGTTCTAAAATTTAT
This is a stretch of genomic DNA from Argentina anserina chromosome 4, drPotAnse1.1, whole genome shotgun sequence. It encodes these proteins:
- the LOC126792810 gene encoding 4-coumarate--CoA ligase CCL1-like, with product MENKQDNHEFIFRSKLPDIYIPNHLPLHTYCFENISQFHDRPCLINGNTGDTFTYADVELTSRRIAAGLDNLGIQQGEVVMLLLQNCVEFAFAFLGASYIGAIITTANPFYTPAEVAKQVTASKTKLIITQTAYIDKVKEFAKLNNVKVMSVDETSSSDEDVLHFSELTSADESEIPAVKINPDDVVALPYSSGTTGLPKGVMLTHKGLVTSVAQQVDGENPNLYFHKEDVILCVLPLFHIYSLNSVFLCGLRVGATILIMQKFEINKLLELVETKKVTIAPFVPPIVLNIAKSPDLHRYDLSSIRMVMSGAAPMGKELEDTVRAKLPNAKLGQGYGMTEAGPVLSMCLAFAKEPYEIKSGACGTVVRNAEMKIIDPDTNESLPRNQSGEICIRGSQIMKGYLNDPEATARTIDKEGWLHTGDIGYIDDELFIVDRLKELIKYKGFQVAPAELEAMLISHPNLSDAAVVPMKDEAAGEVPIAFVVRSNGSKISEDDIKQYISKQVVYYKRISRVFFTDKIPKAPSGKILRKDLRARLAAGLAN